The Halanaerobium praevalens DSM 2228 genome contains a region encoding:
- a CDS encoding YwbE family protein, which produces MEGKQRSKLKKGLKVKVVQKKDQRSGNLTEGIIKRILTNSATHPHGIKVMLESGKVGRVKEIE; this is translated from the coding sequence ATGGAAGGAAAGCAAAGATCTAAGCTGAAAAAAGGTTTAAAAGTTAAAGTAGTGCAGAAAAAAGATCAAAGAAGTGGTAATTTAACTGAGGGTATTATTAAAAGAATTCTAACTAATTCTGCAACTCATCCTCATGGAATTAAAGTTATGCTTGAAAGTGGAAAAGTAGGCCGAGTTAAAGAAATAGAATAA
- a CDS encoding SLC13 family permease, with the protein MSKYFKEASKYFGIIFFVILLVIPTMGGLNPAGQRALAVFILVLSFWVTHVLPLSVTSLLGIALLPLLDIMSIEYTFSLFGSKAIFFILGALILASGLYQTGLGSRLAFKIISFSGSSPLKLLYGILFTAAFLSLIMPEHAVAALLFPIVLEIAVSLDLKPLESNYGKLLFLTMAWGTVIGGITTYLGGARNLLAVGLLEKHYGISIGFFEWIKYSWPLPFLLLIVFAVIIAKFTVIDIDDTSRSLKKLKAKSEAKGSLSGAEQRLIIILAAVVFSWLFLSTIINIAVTALLGGVLIVAFKVVSWKEVEEYVNWGVILMYGGAIVVASSLVETGVTDWMAARFFSQIELAPFLFIFLLAVFTSILTEGVSNIASVAVILPLAFSAAEAYSLNPILLTLSVALSGGLAFLLPMGTPPNAIAFSSGYYEVKDALKWGLLLKVIGWFIYILVARFYWPLIGLDIFI; encoded by the coding sequence ATGTCAAAATATTTTAAGGAAGCAAGTAAATATTTTGGAATCATATTTTTTGTTATTCTCCTTGTAATTCCTACTATGGGAGGTTTAAATCCTGCTGGTCAGAGAGCACTAGCAGTTTTTATTTTAGTTTTAAGTTTTTGGGTAACTCATGTGCTTCCTTTATCAGTGACTTCACTTTTGGGGATTGCTCTGCTTCCATTATTAGATATTATGAGCATTGAATATACATTTTCACTTTTTGGTTCAAAAGCAATCTTTTTTATTTTAGGTGCTTTAATTTTAGCTTCAGGTCTTTACCAAACAGGTCTCGGCTCAAGATTGGCTTTTAAGATAATCTCTTTTAGTGGTAGTAGTCCTTTAAAACTTCTTTATGGAATTTTATTTACAGCTGCTTTTTTATCATTAATTATGCCAGAACATGCAGTTGCAGCTTTACTTTTCCCAATTGTATTAGAGATTGCTGTTAGTCTTGATTTAAAACCATTAGAGAGCAATTATGGTAAATTACTTTTTCTAACCATGGCCTGGGGAACTGTTATTGGTGGAATTACAACTTATCTTGGTGGTGCTCGTAATTTATTAGCGGTTGGACTTTTAGAAAAACATTATGGAATTTCAATAGGTTTCTTTGAATGGATTAAATATAGTTGGCCTCTTCCTTTTTTACTTTTAATAGTTTTTGCAGTAATTATAGCTAAATTTACAGTAATTGATATTGATGATACTTCAAGGTCATTAAAAAAATTAAAAGCTAAATCTGAAGCTAAAGGATCTTTATCTGGGGCAGAGCAGAGATTAATTATTATTTTAGCAGCTGTTGTTTTTAGCTGGCTATTTTTATCAACCATAATTAATATTGCTGTCACTGCACTTTTAGGTGGTGTTTTAATTGTGGCCTTTAAAGTAGTTAGTTGGAAAGAAGTTGAAGAATATGTTAACTGGGGAGTAATTTTAATGTATGGTGGAGCTATTGTAGTAGCTTCTTCTTTAGTAGAAACTGGAGTTACTGATTGGATGGCTGCTCGTTTCTTTTCCCAAATTGAATTAGCTCCATTTTTATTTATCTTTTTACTTGCAGTCTTTACTTCAATTTTAACTGAAGGGGTGAGTAATATAGCTTCAGTAGCTGTAATTTTACCTTTAGCTTTTAGTGCAGCTGAAGCTTATAGTTTAAATCCAATTTTACTTACTTTATCAGTTGCTTTATCAGGTGGTCTTGCTTTTTTATTACCAATGGGAACTCCCCCAAATGCTATTGCTTTTTCTTCTGGTTATTATGAAGTTAAAGATGCTTTAAAATGGGGTTTATTGTTGAAAGTTATTGGCTGGTTTATTTATATTTTAGTTGCTAGATTTTATTGGCCTTTAATTGGACTAGATATTTTTATTTAA